The Polyangiaceae bacterium genome includes a region encoding these proteins:
- a CDS encoding cysteine desulfurase encodes MLDVAPIYLDHNATTPLLPEVVEAMLPYLREHFGNPSSSHVYGARTSSVVARAREQVAVLLGCDADEVVFTSGGTEANNLAIRGVCEALERRRGVVTTVIEHPATARPCAWLEQHGWRATRLGVDGEGRARVADAERAIDADTALVTIMHSNNETGVLQPVAEVARLAHAAGALVHSDAAQSLGKVPVRVRELDVDLLSVAGHKLYAPKGVGALYVKRGTPLVPLVLGAGHERGLRPGTENVASIVGLGAACEAVGRDLHESALRMTALRDELWSRLERAVPGLALSGHRELRLPNTLNVRFPRVSGNAVLAGAPEIAASTGSACHEGHESASAVILAMGVAPPDALGSVRLTLGRGTSADDVARAADALARSWRRSVES; translated from the coding sequence GTGCTCGACGTGGCTCCCATCTACCTCGACCACAACGCCACGACGCCGCTCCTGCCCGAGGTCGTCGAGGCGATGCTGCCCTACCTGCGGGAGCACTTCGGAAACCCGTCGAGCAGCCACGTGTACGGCGCTCGGACGAGCAGCGTGGTGGCGCGCGCGCGAGAGCAGGTGGCCGTGCTCCTCGGCTGCGACGCGGACGAGGTGGTGTTCACCTCCGGCGGCACCGAGGCCAACAACCTCGCCATCCGGGGCGTTTGCGAGGCGCTCGAGCGGAGGCGCGGCGTCGTCACCACGGTCATCGAGCATCCCGCGACCGCGCGCCCCTGCGCTTGGCTGGAGCAGCACGGCTGGCGCGCCACCCGCCTCGGCGTAGACGGCGAAGGCCGAGCCCGGGTCGCCGACGCCGAGCGAGCCATCGACGCCGACACGGCGCTGGTCACCATCATGCACTCGAACAACGAGACCGGAGTGCTCCAGCCGGTCGCGGAGGTGGCCCGCCTCGCGCACGCCGCGGGCGCCCTCGTTCACAGCGACGCCGCGCAGTCCCTGGGCAAGGTCCCAGTGCGTGTCCGCGAGCTCGACGTCGATCTGCTCTCCGTCGCCGGCCACAAGCTCTACGCGCCCAAGGGCGTCGGCGCTCTGTACGTGAAGCGCGGCACGCCGCTGGTGCCGCTCGTGCTCGGCGCGGGCCACGAGCGCGGGCTGCGACCGGGAACCGAGAACGTGGCATCCATCGTCGGGCTCGGCGCCGCGTGCGAAGCGGTCGGGCGCGACCTTCACGAGTCGGCGCTGCGCATGACGGCGCTGCGCGACGAGCTGTGGAGCCGCCTCGAGCGCGCCGTCCCCGGCCTCGCGCTCTCCGGCCACCGCGAGCTCCGCCTGCCGAACACCCTCAACGTCCGCTTCCCGCGCGTGTCGGGGAACGCCGTGCTCGCCGGCGCGCCGGAGATCGCCGCGTCCACCGGCTCGGCGTGCCACGAAGGCCACGAGAGCGCTTCGGCAGTGATCCTCGCGATGGGCGTCGCTCCCCCGGACGCCCTGGGCTCGGTGCGCTTGACGCTCGGGCGAGGCACGAGCGCCGACGACGTCGCGCGGGCGGCGGACGCTCTAGCGAGATCCTGGCGACGAAGCGTCGAGAGCTGA
- a CDS encoding RNA-binding protein — MSNRLYVGNLAFHTTEDVIQRAFAEHGEVAEVKLVLDRETGRSRGFAFVSMATAEAAQKAIEALNGADLDGRPLRVNVAEERRGGGGGGGGGGFRGGRGGGGGGGGGGGRGGDRGGRGDRGDRGGRW, encoded by the coding sequence ATGAGCAATCGACTGTACGTGGGCAACCTTGCGTTCCACACCACCGAAGACGTGATCCAGCGCGCCTTCGCCGAGCACGGCGAGGTCGCCGAGGTGAAGCTCGTGCTCGACCGCGAAACCGGCCGCTCCCGCGGCTTCGCCTTCGTCTCCATGGCGACGGCCGAGGCCGCCCAGAAGGCGATCGAGGCGCTGAACGGAGCAGACCTCGACGGCCGTCCGCTGCGCGTCAACGTCGCTGAGGAGCGCCGCGGTGGCGGCGGTGGCGGCGGCGGCGGTGGCTTCCGCGGTGGACGCGGCGGCGGTGGGGGTGGTGGCGGCGGTGGGGGTCGCGGGGGCGATCGCGGCGGACGCGGCGATCGCGGCGATCGCGGCGGACGCTGGTGA
- a CDS encoding DTW domain-containing protein has protein sequence MTQLIRSRRLQRCERCGLSTELCFCASLPRLRTRTELVLLMHKNELAKTSNTGRLALAALERSRLSIRGQLGLVQARPGPERRLVLFPAPDARELGAADGAGDRPLTLVVPDGSWKQARRMLTREAWTSGAEVVRLPAPVPSRYDLRRQPHAGAVCTFEAVASALGVLEGADVERALLQVLDAFLVRARHMRSSGGALGGHAG, from the coding sequence GTGACCCAGCTCATCCGCAGTCGGCGCTTGCAGCGCTGCGAGCGCTGCGGGCTCTCGACCGAGCTGTGCTTTTGCGCAAGCCTACCGCGGCTCCGCACGCGCACCGAGCTCGTGCTCTTGATGCACAAGAACGAGCTGGCCAAGACCAGCAACACCGGGCGACTGGCCTTGGCGGCACTCGAGCGCTCGCGGCTCTCGATCCGCGGGCAGCTCGGTCTGGTGCAGGCCCGTCCAGGGCCGGAGCGCCGCCTCGTGTTGTTTCCCGCGCCCGACGCGCGGGAGCTCGGGGCGGCGGACGGCGCCGGAGACCGTCCGCTCACCCTCGTCGTCCCGGACGGGAGCTGGAAGCAAGCGCGCCGCATGCTGACGCGAGAGGCGTGGACGTCCGGAGCGGAGGTGGTCCGTCTGCCCGCGCCGGTTCCGTCGCGCTACGACCTCCGGAGACAACCACACGCCGGGGCCGTGTGTACCTTCGAAGCCGTCGCTTCGGCGCTCGGAGTGCTGGAAGGCGCGGACGTGGAGCGCGCCTTGCTCCAGGTGCTCGACGCATTCCTGGTGCGCGCGCGGCACATGCGGAGCTCTGGCGGCGCGCTCGGCGGTCACGCCGGCTGA